The genomic interval CGCCCGCCTGGCCTGTCCGGAACCCCGATGAAAAACACCGTCTCGCTGACCCTCGCCCTGATCCTCAACATGGCCTTCCTGAGCCTTCCGGCCCACGCCGCCGGCGACGCCGAGGCCGGCGGCAAGCTTTTTCCGCGCCTGTGCGGCGGTTGCCATCAAGTGGGCGAGTCCGCCCGTCCCGGGTTCGGCCCGCAACTCAACGGCATCATCGGCCGGGTGGCGGGGACATCGGCCAACTATGTGTACTCCGAAGCCATGAGAGGCTCGGGCATCACCTGGGACCGTGAGACGCTGACGGCCTACCTGAAGGATCCGAAAGGCGTGGTGCCGGGCACGCGGATGATCTTCTGGGGGCTCAGCGACGAAGAGAAGATCGACAACCTGTTGGCGTATCTGGGCAGCTTCTCGGACGCATCCGCGGCACGCCCCTGAACGCTTCGCCGGCTTATCGCTGCCGGCTCATCCCTGCCAGCTCATCCCTGCCGGTTCATCTCGCCGAAAGACGCCTGGCACACCACCCGGTTCCGGCCTTCGGCCTTGGCCTGATACAACTGCCGGTCGGCCCGGCTGACCAGTGCGGTGGGAGCATTGTCGGCCGGGTCGGCCAGGCCGACGCCGATGCTCACGGTGATCTGGCCGACCACCGGGAAGTGCGCCTCGGCGACGGCGGCGCGGATCTTTTCGGCGACGATGTCCGGGGTGTCCGGCTTGGCGATTTCCGGCAGCAGCACGGCGAATTCCTCGCCGCCGTAGCGGGCCACGAAATCGGTGGCGCGGGTGTTGGCCTGGATCAGCTGCGCCAGTTGCCGCAGCACGTCGTCGCCGACCGCGTGGCCGTAGGTGTCGTTGGTGCGCTTGAAGTGGTCGGCATCGATCAGCAGCAAGGCGAACGGGCGGCCGGTGCGGCGGAACAGCAGGCTGTATTCGGTGAGTTTCTCGTCGAAGCGGCGACGGTTGTGGACGCCGGTCAAGGCATCGTGGGTCGCCAGCTTCAGCAGTTCGGCGTTGGCCTGGGTGAGGGCGGCGGTGCGCAGGGCGACCGTGGCTTCGAGCGAGGCGTTGGCCTGTTGCAGTTCGCGTTCCTTGCCGAGCAGGGAGCGGGTCATGGCGTCGATGGACTGACCGAGCTGGGCGATCTCCTGCACCGGGTGCTGCAGCGCGAAGCGCGCGCCGGATTCGTGGTTCTGCACCTGCCGGGCCGAGCGGGCCAGGTGTTCGATCGGACGGCTCAGGTACAGCGCCAGGTAGTGGCCGACCAGTGCGAACCCGACGGCGGCGATGCCGCCCAGCAACAGCAGTTTGTGGAACAGCGAACGCGCCGGCTGCAGGGCGGTGTCCAGCGGCTGGCGCACGGCGATCGACCAGGACAGCGCCGTGCTGGCGGGGGTCGGCACCGTGACCTGGGCGGTCAGGTAGCCGTTGGCGGCGATCCAGCCGGGCGAGGCGGGGTCGGTGGGCGCCAGTTGCTGGCCGACCAGCGCTTCGGGGTACAGCACCTTGCCGTCGTGGTCGATGATCAGCGCTTCGATGTCCGGCGCGGCATCCTTGTGCGAGACCGCCGACTCGACGATCCGCGTCACCCAGCTCCAGTGGGCGTGGGCGCCGAGCACGCCGATCACCCGGCCTTCGGCAGTGTGGATCGGCGCGGCGAAATCGATGAAGCGCAGCGGCTCGCCGTTCGGCAGGCCCGGCAGCAGTTTGGCCAGCAGCACGGCCTCGTGCGGGTCGCCGGTGTACTCTCCGCGCAGGCCGGCCTGGAACCACGGCCGCTGCTGCACCGACTGGCCCACCAGCAGCCCGTTGACGGCCTGGTGTACCCGGCCTTCGGCGTCGGCCACACCCATCCACGCGTATTCGGCGCGGGCCTCGCTGCGCAGCTTCATCGAGGTCAGGATGGCCGGGTTGTCCAGGTCGCCGCGCTCCAGGTGCGGCGCCCGGCTGAGCAGGTAGACCTCCAGTTGCCGCTCGCGCAACTGCTGGCCCAGCAGCGCCGCCGCCGAACGCGCGTTGCTCAGCAATGCGTTGCCGCTGGCCTGTTTCATTTGTTCGGTGGCGATGTGGCCGATGTAGAAACCGACGCTCAGCAGCGTCAGGAGAGAAAGGCCGGCAAACCAGAGAGTCAGGTGGCTTCGCAGACTGGCTTTGAGCATGGGCGGTGTCTGTTCTTATTGGTGTGGCGCCATGGTAGGCGCATTCGCGGTCGGGCTGCCAGTGAGTGCGGGACGAGAAAACGGCCAAGATTGATATCAATGAGCTATCGCGTCCGGTAAAGTGTGCGCCGCCCGAGAGATGGATCCCGGGCGTTCACCTTATGGAGTCACGCAGTGAAGTACCTCAGCAAAGTCGTCGCCGCCGCACTGTTCGGTGCGGTTCTGGCAGGTTGCACCGGCACCCCGATGAACACCCAGCATTACGACAGCAGCCAATACACCGTGATTGGCCACAGCGAAGCCAAAGCCACCGGCCTGCTGCTGTTCGGTTGCATCCCGATCCGTCAGAACAGCCGTTTCGTCCGCGCCCAGAGCGCCGCGATCCAGGCCCGTGGCGGCGATGCCATGATCAACACCCAGGTTCAGGAAAACTGGTTCTGGGCCTGGGTCCTGACCGGTTACACCACCAAGGTGTCGGGCGACGTGATCAAGCTGAAAACCGCGCAGTAAGCGACGGCGAAGGCGAAAAAAAACCGGCTGATCAGGCCGGTTTTTTTATGGGCGATGCGGTGGTGCACTGGTCGGGGTCAGGCGACGCGGCGCTCCAGCAGACGGTCCGAGCCACCTTCAGCGACGCGGCGCTCCAGCAGACGGTCCGAACCACCTTCAGCGACGCGGCGCTCCAGCAGACGGTCCGAGCCACCCTCGGCGACGCGGCGTTCCAGCAGACGGTCCGAGCCACCTTCGGCGACGCGGCGCTCCAGCAGACGATCCGAGCCACCCTCAGCGACTCGGCGCTCCAGCAGACGATCCGAGCCACCCTCGGCGACGCGGCGTTCCAGTAGACGGTCCGAACCGCCTTCGGCCAAACGGCTTTCGATCAGTTTGTCCGAGCCGCCTTCGGCGACCGTCGTTTGGGCGGAAGGGGCTGCAAAAGCGTTCAGCGCAAGTACCGAGAAAGCGATGCCGAGGATGGTTTGGCGTTTCATGATCGTGTGCTCCGGGGTGTTGTCGGTGGGTATGGAGCCGATGTTACGCCCGGGATTTTTTAAGAGAACTTCATTGCGCTGATGGTGACTATCGACGCCGCCGATGAGGGCGGCGATGAACGTCGTGCCACCCGATCAAGGCATCGCGGGGCGAACGCATAATTCGCCCGTGGCGCGGATCAGGGCCAGCTCGTGCAGGGCGTCTCGGGTCAGCCCCTTGCGCGCCCCGGCCAGCCACGCCGTGCAGTCCGGG from Pseudomonas ekonensis carries:
- a CDS encoding sensor domain-containing diguanylate cyclase, coding for MLKASLRSHLTLWFAGLSLLTLLSVGFYIGHIATEQMKQASGNALLSNARSAAALLGQQLRERQLEVYLLSRAPHLERGDLDNPAILTSMKLRSEARAEYAWMGVADAEGRVHQAVNGLLVGQSVQQRPWFQAGLRGEYTGDPHEAVLLAKLLPGLPNGEPLRFIDFAAPIHTAEGRVIGVLGAHAHWSWVTRIVESAVSHKDAAPDIEALIIDHDGKVLYPEALVGQQLAPTDPASPGWIAANGYLTAQVTVPTPASTALSWSIAVRQPLDTALQPARSLFHKLLLLGGIAAVGFALVGHYLALYLSRPIEHLARSARQVQNHESGARFALQHPVQEIAQLGQSIDAMTRSLLGKERELQQANASLEATVALRTAALTQANAELLKLATHDALTGVHNRRRFDEKLTEYSLLFRRTGRPFALLLIDADHFKRTNDTYGHAVGDDVLRQLAQLIQANTRATDFVARYGGEEFAVLLPEIAKPDTPDIVAEKIRAAVAEAHFPVVGQITVSIGVGLADPADNAPTALVSRADRQLYQAKAEGRNRVVCQASFGEMNRQG
- a CDS encoding c-type cytochrome, which encodes MKNTVSLTLALILNMAFLSLPAHAAGDAEAGGKLFPRLCGGCHQVGESARPGFGPQLNGIIGRVAGTSANYVYSEAMRGSGITWDRETLTAYLKDPKGVVPGTRMIFWGLSDEEKIDNLLAYLGSFSDASAARP